The following are encoded in a window of Acropora muricata isolate sample 2 chromosome 6, ASM3666990v1, whole genome shotgun sequence genomic DNA:
- the LOC136919663 gene encoding millepora cytotoxin-1-like, translating into MTTKGRKLALLLLLLVGLEILLFTGSDATRWFWPRRRCTSDRPSPLWVNDWRQDFNFKCPNSGGSISVWQSKYKNCLRDRVYYFECKKGPFPYQNKDCSTLHYTNDYNKPLNFKCPHNGVIAGVASTYSASTRDRRFAFQCCLIPGHIAHTCKYETPLNTWHAPLRYVVPNGFYMMGAFSEYSKQDRKWQFEICLVTNYG; encoded by the exons ATGACTACGAAGGGAAGGAAACTTGCTCTACTTTTGCTGTTGCTAGTTGGGCTTGAGATATTGCTTTTCACTGGATCTGACGCCACGCGCTGGTTTTGGCCGAGACGTAGGTGCACTTCGGATCGTCCTTCCCCCCTCTGGGTCAACGACTGGCGACAagatttcaatttcaaatgCCCCAACA GTGGTGGATCCATATCTGTGTGGCAGAGCAAGTACAAAAACTGCTTGAGAGATCGTGTTTATTACTTTGAATGCAAGAAGGGTCCATTTCCCTATCAAAACAAGGACTGTTCAACTTTACACTATACCAACGACTACAACAAGCCGCTCAACTTCAAATGCCCGCATAATGGCGTCATCGCTGGAGTGGCAAGTACTTACAGTGCTTCCACAAGAGATCGCAG GTTTGCATTCCAATGTTGTCTTATACCTGGCCATATTGCACACACCTGCAAGTACGAAACCCCTTTGAACACATGGCATGCGCCATTGAGATACGTGGTTCCAAATGGGTTCTACATGATGGGAGCCTTCAGTGAATATAGCAAACA GGATCGCAAATGGCAGTTTGAGATCTGCCTCGTAACTAACTATGGGTGA
- the LOC136920175 gene encoding uncharacterized protein, with amino-acid sequence MVEKGEYRLDVMWEIDFDALENPTWRSQEGLSCDQGDVKKPVKEMISDIMTFDKRWEEEENNYDQKMVKEVKDKFFPEFITHVNKEEEQGVSTIEGNHQCPSTRACLDAFSFYPRTRNYGRDPFNQNSNRSDREKRTTSKVLDRNFRKFWLNGSRPINLEKAYKYLRRKVNDEEMGRDYGLLEVSLLQDTHRIILKDLPLPTKGSSKPGKLSSARKITEFKGEFYEYQFPEDMTNAVNKLLDKYNFLFDKCTQNGLNAYEDYYNLFRLCAWLLFELLDLHPFSDGNGRLCRILGSYLLSFFTPFPTPIYNVWTQSNKDDYKQALVDARKSKTRHPCALASMIIECSYHGWKNFIGELDEMRNVENGTQEKSLNSTTEEN; translated from the exons ATGGTAGAAAAAGGTGAATATCGTCTCGATGTTATGTGGGAAATTGATTTCGACGCTTTAGAAAACCCAACATGGCGTTCGCAGGAAGGACTTTCTTGTGACCAAGGTGACGTGAAGAAACCAGTTAAAGAAATGATCTCTGATATCATGACGTTTGACAAGAGATGGGAGGAAGAAGAGAATAATTATGATCAGAAAATGGTCAAAGAGGTGAAAGACAAATTTTTTCCAGAGTTTATCACTCACGTTAACAAAGAAGAGGAGCAAGGAGTCTCAACGATCGAGGGAAACCACCAGTGTCCTTCGACCCGCGCATGCCTTGATGCGTTCTCATTCTATCCAAGAACAAGAAACtatgggcgcgatccattcaaccaaaattccaaccggtccgaccgggaaaagaggaccacctcaaaag ttttggaccgaaatttccggaaattttggttgaatggatcgcgccctatAAACTTAGAAAAGGCTTATAAATATTTGCGCAGGAAGGTAAATGATGAAGAAATGGGTCGCGATTATGGACTCCTTGAAGTTAGCTTACTGCAAGATACTCACCGAATTATTTTGAAAGATCTGCCGCTACCAACAAAGGGTTCCTCAAAACCTGGTAAACTGAGCAGCGCAAGAAAAATCACAGAGTTCAAGGGAGAATTCTACGAATATCAATTCCCTGAAGATATGACTAATGCAGTTAATAAATTACTCGATAAATACAACTTTTTATTCGATAAGTGCACCCAAAATGGACTTAACGCATATGAAGATTATTACAATTTATTCAGACTATGCGCGTGGTtactctttgaacttcttgatCTACATCCATTTTCAGATGGAAATGGAAGACTCTGCCGAATTCTTGGGAGCTATCTACTCTCGTTCTTTACACCGTTTCCAACACCAATCTACAATGTTTGGACCCAATCCAACAAGGATGACTATAAGCAAGCATTGGTGGATGCCAGGAAGAGTAAGACAAGACATCCATGTGCTCTAGCAAGTATGATCATAGAATGCAGTTATCATGGATGGAAAAATTTCATTGGTGAACTAGATGAGAtgagaaatgtagaaaatggcacacaagaaaaatcattaaATAGCACTACAGAGGAGAATTAG
- the LOC136919662 gene encoding uncharacterized protein, producing the protein MAIYAISLQPLITRLGISSEAKQCWYADDASGSGSLEVIKQWWDELTEVGPNLGYYPNAKKCWLITKPEKVEGARAIFEGTAINISTQGQSHLGAALGSREYLEEYVGSKVEDWVSQVVKLAEFAMSQPQACYAAFTFGLRHRWTYLFRTLPDIEDLVEPLERAIADVLIPSITDHHCTTPSERDLLALPVRLGGLGIINPSQDAGLQYQASMKTTAPLVENIVSQVHETPDDTVVSALQQSARREKNEVLRTRLHEIKNSLTLKTQRAVELASDKGASNWLTVIPIDEMGFTLNKGEFRDALKLRYDWEIADKPSICVCGDVFNVDHAMVCRRGGFIIQRHNELRDLEADMLSMVCNDVEIEPVLQELTGESLPSGANRAPDARLDIHARGFWERQRSAFFDVRVCHPNADSYRDLDLKQIYKQHENDKKRLYTQRVMNVEQGTFTPLVFTTTGGMGEECKRYHNRLAELVAAKKGEVYSNTVSWIRSKVSFAILRAALLCLRGSRTPKRTIRSNVQEADFELDRFRAKI; encoded by the coding sequence ATGGCGATTTACGCCATCAGCCTTCAACCCTTGATTACACGCTTGGGTATCTCCAGTGAAGCAAAACAATGCTGGTATGCCGATGACGCAAGTGGGTCCGGATCTCTGGAAGTGATAAAGCAATGGTGGGACGAACTGACCGAAGTTGGGCCTAATCTGGGATACTACCCAAACGCCAAGAAATGTTGGCTTATTACTAAACCTGAAAAGGTGGAGGGTGCTCGAGCAATTTTCGAAGGAACTGCGATTAACATCTCTACGCAGGGTCAAAGTCATCTAGGGGCAGCCCTGGGCTCCAGAGAATATCTGGAAGAATACGTCGGTAGTAAAGTGGAGGACTGGGTAAGCCAAGTGGTTAAGCTGGCGGAATTTGCCATGTCACAACCCCAAGCGTGCTACGCAGCCTTTACATTTGGCTTACGGCACCGATGGACATATCTTTTTAGAACACTTCCTGATATAGAAGATCTAGTAGAACCTTTGGAACGCGCCATTGCCGATGTCTTAATACCATCAATAACGGACCATCATTGCACAACACCGAGCGAAAGGGACCTCTTGGCACTACCAGTTAGACTGGGTGGGCTTGGAATTATAAATCCAAGCCAGGATGCAGGCCTACAGTACCAAGCGTCAATGAAGACCACAGCGCCATTAGTCGAGAACATTGTTTCGCAAGTCCATGAAACACCAGACGATACCGTTGTTAGCGCACTACAGCAGAGTGCGCGAAGAGAGAAAAACGAGGTGCTCCGAACAAGACTACATGAAATCAAGAACTCTCTAACTCTGAAGACACAGCGCGCTGTTGAACTTGCTTCTGACAAAGGTGCATCTAATTGGCTGACAGTCATACCGATTGACGAAATGGGCTTCACTCTGAACAAGGGCGAGTTTCGAGACGCTCTAAAGCTCAGATACGACTGGGAAATCGCCGACAAGCCATCCATTTGCGTGTGTGGCGATGTCTTTAATGTTGATCATGCCATGGTCTGCAGGCGTGGCGGCTTCATAATACAGCGTCATAATGAGCTGAGAGATCTCGAAGCAGACATGCTTAGCATGGTCTGCAATGATGTCGAGATTGAGCCCGTCCTTCAAGAGCTCACGGGAGAGTCGCTGCCAAGCGGAGCTAACAGAGCTCCCGACGCTCGCCTAGACATCCATGCCAGAGGCTTTTGGGAAAGGCAAAGGTCAGCGTTCTTTGATGTACGGGTATGTCACCCCAACGCTGATTCTTACAGAGACCTGGACCTCAAGCAGATATACAAGCAGCACGAGAATGACAAGAAGAGATTGTACACGCAAAGAGTGATGAACGTTGAACAGGGAACATTTACACCATTAGTGTTTACAACAACAGGCGGCATGGGAGAAGAGTGCAAGAGATACCATAACAGGCTGGCAGAGCTAGTCGCAGCGAAAAAAGGAGAGGTCTATTCCAACACCGTCTCCTGGATAAGATCTAAAGTCTCCTTTGCCATCCTTAGGGCAGCTCTACTCTGCCTTAGAGGGTCGAGAACACCTAAAAGGACAATTAGAAGTAATGTTCAAGAAGCGGACTTTGAATTAGATAGATTTCGTGCCAAAATCTag
- the LOC136918841 gene encoding dermatopontin-like, whose product MTMKGSKLALLLLLLVALEILLFTGSDAKPWLFWRRRRRRCTSGRPSSTWINDWGQDFNFKCPNSGEFISKWQSKYKNCLGDRVYHFECKKGPIPFQNKDCSTSHTNNGFNKALNFKCPPNGVIAGVASTYSASTRDRRFEFRCCHMQGYHAHSCKYETTLNTWHAPLNYVVPNGFYMVGAFSDYSKQDRKWQFEICLVTNYG is encoded by the exons ATGACTATGAAGGGAAGTAAACTTGCTCTACTTTTGCTGTTGCTAGTTGCGCTTGAGATATTGCTTTTCACTGGATCTGACGCCAAGCCCTGGTTGTTTTGGCGGAGACGCCGACGTAGGTGCACTTCGGGTCGTCCTTCCTCCACCTGGATCAACGACTGGGGACAagatttcaatttcaaatgCCCCAACA GTGGTGAATTCATATCTAAGTGGCAGAGCAAGTACAAAAACTGCTTGGGAGATCGTGTTTATCACTTTGAATGCAAGAAGGGTCCCATTCCATTTCAAAACAAGGACTGTTCAACTTCACACACTAACAACGGCTTCAACAAGGCGCTCAACTTCAAATGCCCGCCTAATGGCGTCATCGCTGGGGTGGCAAGTACTTACAGTGCTTCCACAAGAGATCGCAG GTTTGAATTCCGATGTTGTCATATGCAGGGCTATCATGCACACTCCTGCAAGTACGAAACCACTTTGAACACATGGCATGCGCCATTGAACTACGTGGTTCCAAATGGGTTCTACATGGTGGGAGCCTTCAGTGACTATAGCAAACA GGATCGCAAATGGCAGTTTGAGATCTGCCTCGTAACTAACTATGGGTGA